The proteins below are encoded in one region of Streptomyces sp. NBC_00490:
- a CDS encoding DUF485 domain-containing protein, with amino-acid sequence MATDAPPPSKEQHKLPSTEEFTAVQESAEFGELRHSYRSFAFPLTVGFIAWYLLYVLLSNFAGDFMGTKLFGNINVAFVLGIAQFVTTFIIAWWYSRHAAAKLDPKAEAIKSRMEGDA; translated from the coding sequence GTGGCTACCGACGCACCGCCCCCCTCGAAAGAGCAACACAAACTCCCCAGCACCGAGGAGTTCACCGCGGTGCAGGAGAGTGCGGAGTTCGGTGAACTACGCCACTCCTACCGCTCCTTCGCCTTTCCCCTGACCGTCGGCTTCATCGCCTGGTACCTGCTGTACGTCCTGCTGTCGAACTTCGCCGGCGACTTCATGGGCACCAAGCTGTTCGGCAACATCAACGTTGCCTTCGTCCTCGGCATCGCCCAGTTCGTCACCACGTTCATCATCGCCTGGTGGTACTCCCGGCACGCCGCCGCGAAGCTCGACCCCAAGGCCGAGGCGATCAAGTCCCGTATGGAGGGCGACGCATGA
- a CDS encoding S8 family peptidase — translation MPHLRSRRRLALAVPVVLSLTASLGFLPSAASAAPYAAPAAQAADAPNLSYVVNTKVDRKTIASVKKAVVAKGGTIVITYEKIGVIVVHSANPDFGAQIRTVRGVQSAGATRTSALTPASTTDEGAAQILTKAQAEKIESASAADAESEPLEADQWDLRAIGADKAAQINPGSKKVTVAVIDTGVDDTHPDIAPNFSASQSANCDGGVPNTTEGAWRPYTADDYHGTHVAGEIAAARNGIGVAGVAPGVKVAAINVTDPSNGLFYPESVVCAFVFAADHGVEVTNNSYYVDPWLYNCLDDPDQRAIVDAVNRASLYAQKKGTLNLASAGNSNDDLDSDALVDDSSPDDSTPVTRTIDPHECFDVPTQLPGVVTVSATGVQNLKSYYSSYGYGVVDIAAPGGDRLYQIPDTPSKNGRILSTLPNNSYGFLQGTSMASPHAAGVAALLKSTHPKASPAQLQALLKAQADNPGCPASYDQDGDGTQDATCVGGKRVNGFYGYGIVNALRAVK, via the coding sequence ATGCCTCATCTGCGTTCCAGACGTCGGCTCGCGCTCGCCGTGCCCGTCGTTCTCTCGCTGACCGCCTCGCTCGGTTTCCTGCCGTCGGCCGCCTCGGCGGCCCCGTACGCGGCGCCGGCCGCGCAGGCCGCGGACGCGCCCAACCTGTCGTACGTGGTCAACACCAAGGTGGACCGCAAGACGATCGCGTCGGTGAAGAAGGCCGTCGTCGCCAAGGGCGGCACGATCGTCATCACGTACGAGAAGATCGGCGTGATCGTCGTCCACTCGGCCAACCCCGACTTCGGCGCACAGATACGCACGGTGCGCGGCGTTCAGTCGGCGGGTGCGACGCGGACCTCGGCGCTCACTCCCGCGAGCACCACGGACGAGGGCGCGGCCCAGATCCTGACGAAGGCGCAGGCCGAGAAGATCGAGAGCGCCTCCGCGGCCGACGCGGAGAGCGAGCCCCTCGAGGCCGACCAGTGGGACCTGCGGGCGATCGGCGCCGACAAGGCCGCGCAGATCAACCCGGGCAGCAAGAAGGTCACCGTCGCCGTCATCGACACCGGCGTCGACGACACCCACCCGGACATCGCGCCGAACTTCTCGGCCTCGCAGTCGGCCAACTGCGACGGCGGTGTCCCGAACACCACCGAGGGCGCCTGGCGGCCGTACACCGCGGACGACTACCACGGCACGCACGTGGCCGGTGAGATCGCCGCCGCCCGCAACGGCATCGGTGTGGCCGGTGTCGCGCCCGGCGTGAAGGTCGCGGCCATCAATGTGACCGACCCGAGCAACGGCCTCTTCTACCCGGAGAGCGTCGTCTGCGCGTTCGTGTTCGCCGCCGACCACGGCGTCGAGGTCACGAACAACAGCTACTACGTGGACCCGTGGCTGTACAACTGCCTCGACGACCCCGACCAGCGGGCCATCGTCGACGCGGTCAACCGGGCCTCGCTGTACGCCCAGAAGAAGGGCACACTCAACCTGGCCTCGGCGGGCAACTCCAACGACGACCTCGACTCGGACGCCCTGGTCGACGACAGCAGCCCCGACGACTCCACGCCGGTGACGCGCACCATCGACCCGCACGAGTGCTTCGACGTGCCGACCCAGCTGCCCGGTGTCGTGACGGTCAGCGCCACGGGCGTGCAGAACCTGAAGTCGTACTACTCCTCGTACGGTTACGGCGTCGTCGACATCGCGGCCCCGGGCGGTGACCGGCTCTACCAGATCCCGGACACGCCGTCGAAGAACGGCCGCATCCTGTCGACCCTGCCGAACAACTCGTACGGCTTCCTGCAGGGCACCTCGATGGCCTCCCCGCACGCCGCGGGCGTCGCCGCGCTGCTGAAGTCGACGCACCCGAAGGCGTCTCCGGCGCAGTTGCAGGCGCTGCTGAAGGCGCAGGCGGACAACCCGGGCTGCCCGGCCTCCTACGACCAGGACGGCGACGGCACGCAGGACGCGACCTGCGTCGGGGGCAAGCGGGTGAACGGGTTCTACGGCTACGGCATCGTCAACGCGCTGCGCGCGGTCAAGTAG
- a CDS encoding S8 family peptidase, with product MTAPDPRFRRALAIPMGMAMATALAFLPNVSASAAEESPAADATSLSYVVNVSPGHGPSKHVRKAISEAGGTIVTSYDQIGVIVVHSANPDFAKVVRTVRGVESAGNTRNAPLPAQSTTDVGTPKVLSAAEVADAGAVAGQDPLEPLQWDLPAIKADKAHEKSLGSSKVTVAVIDTGVDDTHPDIAPNFDRAASVNCVTGKPDTTDGAWRPTTGESPHGTHVAGEIAAAKNGVGMTGVAPGVKVSGIKVSTTAGYFYTEAVVCGFVWAAEHGVDVTNNSYYTDPWYFNCKNDPDQRALVDAVSRASRYAEKKGAVNVAAAGNENYDLAADEITDPVSPNDGTPSDRVIDPSQCLDIPTQLPGVVTVAATGAKGIKSSFSNHGLGVIDIAAPGGDSTRFQTPAPPATSGLILGTLPGGGWGYMAGTSMASPHVAGVAALIKSTHPKASPALVKALLYAEADATPCTDPYDIDRDGKVDAVCEGPKNYNGFYGWGTADALDAVTK from the coding sequence ATGACAGCGCCTGACCCGCGCTTCCGCCGTGCGCTGGCCATCCCGATGGGGATGGCCATGGCGACGGCACTCGCGTTCCTGCCGAACGTCTCGGCATCCGCGGCGGAGGAGTCCCCCGCGGCCGACGCGACCTCGCTCAGCTATGTCGTCAACGTCAGCCCCGGACACGGACCTTCCAAGCATGTGCGGAAGGCGATCTCCGAGGCCGGCGGCACGATCGTCACGTCGTACGACCAGATAGGCGTGATCGTCGTCCACTCGGCGAACCCCGACTTCGCCAAGGTCGTGCGCACGGTGCGCGGGGTGGAGTCGGCCGGCAACACCCGTAACGCGCCGCTGCCCGCGCAGTCGACGACCGACGTGGGGACGCCGAAGGTGCTCAGCGCCGCGGAGGTCGCGGACGCCGGGGCGGTCGCCGGACAGGACCCGCTCGAGCCCCTGCAGTGGGACCTGCCCGCCATCAAGGCGGACAAGGCGCACGAGAAGTCGCTCGGCAGCAGCAAGGTGACCGTCGCCGTCATCGACACCGGTGTCGACGACACGCACCCGGACATCGCGCCGAACTTCGACCGTGCCGCGTCGGTCAACTGTGTGACGGGCAAGCCGGACACGACCGACGGGGCGTGGCGGCCGACCACGGGGGAAAGCCCGCACGGCACGCATGTGGCCGGTGAGATCGCGGCCGCCAAGAACGGCGTCGGCATGACGGGTGTCGCGCCCGGTGTGAAGGTGTCCGGCATCAAGGTGTCCACGACGGCCGGTTACTTCTACACGGAGGCCGTGGTCTGCGGCTTCGTGTGGGCGGCCGAGCACGGCGTCGATGTGACGAACAACAGCTATTACACCGATCCGTGGTACTTCAACTGCAAGAACGACCCGGACCAGAGGGCGCTCGTCGACGCCGTCTCCCGGGCCTCGCGGTACGCGGAGAAGAAGGGCGCCGTCAATGTCGCGGCGGCCGGCAACGAGAACTACGACCTCGCGGCCGACGAGATCACCGACCCGGTCTCCCCGAACGACGGCACGCCCTCGGACCGGGTGATCGACCCGTCGCAGTGCCTCGACATCCCGACGCAGCTGCCGGGTGTCGTGACGGTCGCGGCGACCGGGGCGAAGGGCATCAAGTCGTCCTTCTCCAACCATGGTCTGGGTGTCATCGACATCGCCGCGCCCGGCGGCGACTCGACCCGCTTCCAGACGCCGGCCCCGCCGGCCACCAGCGGCCTGATCCTGGGCACGCTGCCGGGCGGCGGCTGGGGCTACATGGCCGGTACGTCGATGGCCTCGCCGCATGTCGCGGGCGTGGCCGCGCTCATCAAGTCGACGCACCCGAAGGCCTCCCCGGCCCTGGTGAAGGCCCTGCTGTACGCGGAGGCCGACGCGACGCCGTGCACCGACCCGTACGACATCGACCGCGACGGGAAGGTCGACGCGGTGTGTGAGGGGCCGAAGAACTACAACGGCTTCTACGGGTGGGGTACCGCGGACGCGCTGGACGCGGTGACGAAGTAG
- a CDS encoding CoA transferase yields the protein MTGVTSKGVLQARLPVRELALACVETCARAAAELGARRAGLGEVPAVRVDDGAVATAFVSERHLLINGRAPVNFAPLSRFWRTADGWVRTHANYPHHRERLLAVMGPPDSLEAAFAERSALEIEEAVYAAGGLAVALRTPQEWAAHPQAVAVAERPLAERARLDSARARAFTPLDGAPLLPAAGLRVLDLTRVIAGPVATRTLALLGADVLRLDAPLLPELPDQHADTGFGKRSATLDLAADRRTFEELLAAADVVVTGYRPGTLDRFGLSPRALAERRPGIVVAQLSAWGAYGPWRERRGFDSLVQVATGIAAVEGSVEQPGALPAQALDHGTGYLLAAEVLRALTEQSQEGGSRFVRLALARTAEWLMNGIPADSPGDAPYDGPDAWLAETDSGIGRLRYALPPVSFAGGPTDWARPPGPWGADPARWA from the coding sequence ATGACCGGAGTCACGTCCAAGGGCGTTCTGCAAGCGCGGCTTCCCGTACGGGAGCTGGCCCTTGCCTGCGTCGAGACGTGTGCGCGGGCCGCCGCCGAGCTGGGGGCACGGCGGGCCGGGCTCGGCGAGGTGCCCGCCGTGCGGGTGGACGACGGGGCCGTCGCCACGGCGTTCGTCAGCGAGCGGCATCTGTTGATCAATGGCCGGGCTCCGGTCAACTTCGCGCCCCTGTCCAGGTTCTGGCGCACGGCCGACGGCTGGGTGCGGACGCACGCCAACTATCCGCATCACCGGGAACGGTTGCTCGCGGTGATGGGGCCGCCGGACTCCCTCGAGGCGGCCTTCGCCGAGCGTTCCGCCCTGGAGATCGAGGAGGCCGTGTACGCGGCCGGGGGCCTGGCCGTCGCGCTGCGGACACCGCAGGAGTGGGCCGCGCATCCCCAGGCTGTGGCGGTGGCCGAGCGGCCGCTGGCCGAGCGCGCCCGGCTCGACTCCGCACGCGCACGTGCGTTCACACCGCTCGACGGGGCTCCCCTGCTGCCCGCCGCCGGACTGCGGGTCCTGGATCTGACCCGGGTGATCGCGGGCCCGGTCGCCACCCGCACGCTCGCCCTGCTCGGCGCGGACGTACTGCGCCTGGACGCGCCCCTGCTGCCCGAACTCCCCGACCAGCATGCCGACACGGGCTTCGGGAAGCGGTCGGCGACGCTGGACCTGGCGGCCGACCGGCGGACCTTCGAGGAGCTGCTCGCGGCGGCGGACGTGGTCGTCACCGGATACCGGCCGGGCACGCTGGACCGGTTCGGGCTGTCACCGCGGGCGCTGGCGGAGCGGCGGCCGGGCATCGTCGTGGCGCAATTGTCGGCCTGGGGCGCGTACGGGCCCTGGCGTGAGCGGCGCGGGTTCGACAGTCTCGTGCAGGTGGCCACCGGGATCGCGGCGGTGGAGGGGTCGGTGGAGCAGCCGGGGGCGCTGCCCGCACAGGCCCTCGACCACGGCACGGGGTACCTGCTGGCGGCGGAGGTGCTGCGGGCGCTGACCGAGCAGTCGCAGGAGGGCGGCAGCCGGTTCGTACGGCTGGCGCTGGCGCGGACGGCGGAGTGGCTGATGAACGGCATCCCGGCCGACTCCCCCGGGGATGCTCCGTACGACGGGCCCGATGCCTGGCTCGCCGAGACGGACAGTGGCATCGGGCGGCTGCGGTACGCCCTGCCGCCGGTCTCCTTCGCCGGCGGGCCGACGGACTGGGCGCGCCCACCGGGGCCGTGGGGGGCGGATCCCGCGCGGTGGGCGTGA
- a CDS encoding CopD family protein, with product MTLTRPTAGASDATGPSPRSGTGTAVALLVLVTLGALIPLLGPSAALDGTGEAAAPGIGGIALLRAVLFAALCVPVGELFVNRLARTLPGAPPAAPRGWAPYAAAAGFVAALGLASVVATGNLVPHSLAEIDIGGLYESRDGKLALLEVNAFLLAGLCSRSARPAVQVWPPAAVVVAEALRAHPTTEQSPLVGSGLTLVHLTCAALWVGGLLYVLRTLRVWGPTEAGAALLGLYARVAVVLLAVITATGVCSTLRRMPPGTVLHQLTATAYGRVLLAKVLLVAVVAALALWARFRLRRAPDPLTACSPARAEVVALGVVVVVSGLLTALPVPIRW from the coding sequence GTGACCTTGACAAGACCCACGGCGGGGGCCTCCGACGCGACCGGGCCCTCGCCCCGCTCCGGTACCGGCACGGCTGTCGCCCTCCTCGTGCTGGTGACGCTCGGCGCTCTGATCCCGCTGCTGGGCCCGTCCGCCGCGCTGGACGGCACCGGAGAGGCCGCGGCGCCCGGTATCGGCGGCATCGCGCTGCTGCGGGCGGTGCTGTTCGCGGCGCTGTGCGTCCCCGTGGGCGAGCTCTTCGTGAACCGGCTGGCCCGTACCCTGCCCGGCGCTCCCCCGGCCGCGCCGCGCGGCTGGGCCCCGTACGCGGCCGCCGCCGGTTTCGTCGCCGCGCTGGGGCTCGCCTCGGTGGTGGCGACCGGCAACCTCGTGCCGCACAGCCTCGCCGAGATCGACATCGGCGGCCTGTACGAGTCCCGGGACGGCAAGCTCGCGCTCCTGGAGGTCAACGCGTTCCTCCTGGCGGGCCTGTGCTCCCGCTCGGCCCGCCCCGCCGTCCAGGTCTGGCCGCCGGCCGCGGTCGTCGTGGCGGAAGCCCTGCGTGCGCATCCCACGACCGAGCAGAGCCCGTTGGTCGGGTCGGGGCTGACCCTGGTCCATCTGACCTGTGCGGCGCTGTGGGTGGGCGGGCTGCTGTACGTGCTGCGGACGTTGCGCGTGTGGGGGCCGACGGAAGCGGGCGCGGCTCTGCTGGGCCTCTACGCGCGCGTGGCCGTGGTCCTGCTCGCCGTGATCACCGCCACCGGGGTGTGCAGCACGCTGCGCCGGATGCCGCCGGGCACGGTCCTGCACCAGCTGACGGCGACCGCGTACGGGCGGGTGCTGCTCGCCAAGGTGCTGCTCGTGGCCGTGGTCGCCGCGCTCGCCCTGTGGGCGCGGTTCCGGCTGCGCCGGGCGCCCGACCCGCTGACCGCCTGCTCCCCCGCGCGGGCGGAGGTCGTCGCGCTGGGCGTGGTGGTCGTGGTGTCGGGGCTGCTGACGGCGCTGCCGGTGCCGATCCGCTGGTGA
- a CDS encoding zinc-dependent alcohol dehydrogenase family protein, whose protein sequence is MRATTIHAPFDMRVEDVPDPVVQLPTDAVVRVLRSCICGSDLWAYRGTATRQPGQRIGHEFLGVVEETGSEVGTVRRGDLVVAPFMWSDGVCDYCREGLNTSCEHGGFWGSVGYDGGQGEAVRVPFADGTLVQLPKDAASDDRLLTALLSLSDVMGTGHHAALGAGARAGATVAVVGDGAVGLCAVLAAKRLGAERIIALGRHRARTDIARRFGATDVVAERGDAAVEAVRELTRGQGAHAVVEAVGTEQSMRTAVDIARDGGTVGWVGVPHGSGTGIDLGVMFDRNIALRGGVAPVRAYIPELLPDVLDGTIDPSPVFDLTLGLEDVPAGYKAMDERTALKVLIAN, encoded by the coding sequence ATGCGCGCCACCACCATCCACGCCCCCTTCGACATGCGCGTGGAGGACGTGCCCGACCCCGTGGTGCAGCTGCCCACCGACGCCGTGGTCCGCGTCCTGCGCTCCTGCATCTGCGGCAGCGACCTGTGGGCGTACCGCGGCACGGCCACGCGGCAGCCGGGGCAGCGCATCGGGCACGAGTTCCTCGGCGTCGTCGAGGAGACCGGTTCCGAGGTGGGCACCGTCCGCCGCGGCGACCTCGTCGTGGCGCCCTTCATGTGGTCCGACGGCGTCTGCGACTACTGCCGCGAGGGCCTGAACACCTCCTGCGAGCACGGCGGCTTCTGGGGCTCCGTCGGCTACGACGGCGGCCAGGGCGAGGCCGTGCGCGTGCCCTTCGCCGACGGCACCCTCGTCCAGCTGCCCAAGGACGCGGCCTCCGACGACCGTCTGCTGACCGCCCTGCTGAGCCTCTCCGACGTCATGGGCACCGGCCACCACGCCGCCCTCGGCGCCGGAGCCCGCGCGGGTGCCACGGTCGCCGTCGTCGGTGACGGGGCCGTCGGCCTGTGCGCGGTGCTCGCCGCCAAGCGGCTGGGCGCCGAACGGATCATCGCGCTCGGCCGCCACCGGGCCCGGACCGACATCGCCCGCCGTTTCGGCGCCACCGACGTGGTCGCCGAGCGCGGGGACGCGGCGGTCGAGGCCGTCCGTGAACTCACCCGCGGCCAGGGCGCGCACGCCGTCGTCGAGGCCGTCGGCACCGAGCAGTCGATGCGCACCGCGGTCGACATCGCCCGCGACGGCGGCACCGTCGGCTGGGTGGGCGTGCCGCACGGCAGCGGCACCGGGATCGACCTCGGCGTCATGTTCGACCGGAACATCGCGCTGCGCGGCGGTGTCGCACCGGTCCGCGCGTACATCCCCGAGCTGCTGCCCGACGTCCTGGACGGCACCATCGACCCGTCGCCCGTCTTCGACCTGACCCTCGGCCTGGAGGACGTCCCGGCCGGCTACAAGGCGATGGACGAGCGGACGGCCCTCAAGGTGCTCATCGCCAACTGA
- a CDS encoding lysoplasmalogenase, whose product MRRPLAGAFALTAVVDLVSLAAGWDAGHTVAKPLLMPLLAACAASRGAPRLLIAALLCGWGGDTLLLLDAEPAFLAGMGCFAAGHVCYLALFGPYGEARARGAFLAPAYAVVLVASVALLWPDLPADLRVPVAGYSLLLTAMAYTAATRLGLLAGLGGALFVLSDSLIATGVAEWPQPPRPDLWIMLTYIAAQSLLVTGVLGERRPRESAYGEVRPTTP is encoded by the coding sequence GTGAGACGCCCGCTCGCAGGAGCCTTCGCCCTCACGGCCGTCGTCGACCTCGTCTCCCTGGCCGCCGGCTGGGACGCCGGGCACACCGTCGCCAAGCCCCTCCTGATGCCGCTGCTCGCCGCCTGCGCGGCGTCCCGCGGCGCGCCCCGGCTCCTGATCGCCGCCCTGCTGTGCGGCTGGGGCGGCGACACCCTGCTCCTCCTCGACGCCGAGCCCGCCTTCCTCGCCGGCATGGGCTGCTTCGCCGCCGGGCACGTCTGCTACCTCGCGCTCTTCGGGCCGTACGGCGAGGCACGCGCGCGCGGTGCCTTCCTCGCCCCCGCCTACGCCGTCGTCCTCGTCGCCAGCGTCGCCCTGCTCTGGCCGGACCTGCCCGCCGACCTGCGGGTCCCCGTCGCGGGATACAGCCTGCTGCTGACCGCCATGGCGTACACGGCCGCCACCCGGCTCGGACTCCTCGCCGGGCTCGGCGGCGCGCTCTTCGTGCTCTCCGACAGTCTCATCGCGACCGGCGTCGCGGAGTGGCCCCAGCCGCCCCGGCCGGACCTGTGGATCATGCTCACCTACATCGCCGCGCAGTCCCTGCTGGTCACCGGGGTACTCGGCGAGCGACGGCCGCGGGAGTCGGCGTACGGTGAAGTGCGCCCGACCACCCCCTGA
- a CDS encoding sterol desaturase family protein, whose protein sequence is MPNLPDVVLWSIPAFVLLTVVEVISVRIHPDEDAAGYETKDAATSVGMGLGSLAFDFLWKIPIVAIYTAIHELTPLRVPVLWWTVPLMLLAQDFFYYWSHRGHHVIRILWACHVVHHSSEKFNLTTALRQPWTTLTVWPFYVPLIAAGVHPAALAFCSSANLVYQFWIHTERIDKMPRWFEFVFNAPSHHRVHHASQGGYLDRNFGGILIVWDRLFGSFVAETERPVYGLTKNINTFNPIKVATHEYVSIVKDIKAAHSWRERAGRVFRGPGWKPAPVAEPAEETVAA, encoded by the coding sequence ATGCCGAACCTGCCCGATGTCGTGCTGTGGTCGATACCCGCCTTCGTGCTGCTCACCGTGGTCGAGGTGATCAGCGTCCGCATCCATCCCGACGAGGATGCCGCCGGATACGAGACGAAGGATGCCGCCACCAGCGTCGGCATGGGGCTGGGAAGCCTCGCCTTCGACTTCCTCTGGAAGATCCCGATCGTCGCGATCTACACGGCGATCCACGAACTCACGCCCCTGCGCGTCCCCGTGCTGTGGTGGACCGTCCCGCTGATGCTGCTCGCGCAGGACTTCTTCTACTACTGGTCGCACCGCGGCCACCACGTCATCCGCATCCTGTGGGCCTGTCACGTGGTCCATCACTCCAGCGAGAAGTTCAACCTCACCACCGCCCTGCGCCAGCCGTGGACCACGCTCACCGTATGGCCGTTCTACGTGCCCCTGATCGCCGCCGGCGTGCACCCCGCGGCCCTGGCCTTCTGTTCCTCGGCGAACCTCGTCTACCAGTTCTGGATCCACACGGAGCGCATCGACAAGATGCCCCGATGGTTCGAGTTCGTCTTCAACGCGCCCTCCCACCACCGGGTCCACCACGCCTCCCAGGGCGGCTATCTGGACCGCAACTTCGGCGGCATCCTCATCGTCTGGGACCGGCTCTTCGGGTCGTTCGTCGCCGAGACCGAACGGCCCGTCTACGGGTTGACCAAGAACATCAACACGTTCAACCCGATCAAGGTCGCCACGCATGAGTACGTCTCGATCGTCAAGGACATCAAGGCGGCGCACAGTTGGCGCGAGCGCGCGGGGCGGGTGTTCCGGGGGCCGGGGTGGAAGCCGGCGCCGGTGGCGGAACCGGCCGAGGAGACCGTGGCCGCGTGA
- a CDS encoding VIT1/CCC1 transporter family protein has translation MTEPTHDEAHGGALAERLNWLRAAVLGANDGIVSTAGLVVGVAGATDDRSALLTAGLAGLLAGSMSMAAGEYVSVSTQRDSEKAALAVEKRELREQPEAELEELTHLLQDRGLSRDVAREAAVQLTERDALRAHARVELGIDPDQLTNPWHAAWASFLSFTVGALLPLLAIVLPPTGWRLAVTVLSSLAALVLTGWSSARLGAADPVRAALRNVAGGALAMGVTYAAGALLGAAGV, from the coding sequence GTGACCGAACCCACGCATGACGAGGCCCACGGCGGCGCGCTCGCCGAGCGGCTGAACTGGCTGCGGGCGGCCGTCCTCGGAGCCAACGACGGCATCGTGTCCACCGCGGGCCTCGTCGTCGGCGTCGCCGGCGCCACGGACGACCGCTCGGCCCTCCTGACGGCGGGCCTCGCGGGACTCCTCGCGGGGTCGATGTCGATGGCCGCCGGGGAGTACGTCTCCGTCTCCACCCAACGGGACTCCGAGAAGGCCGCCCTCGCCGTCGAGAAACGGGAGCTGCGCGAGCAGCCCGAGGCCGAACTGGAGGAGCTCACCCACCTCCTCCAGGACCGGGGCCTGTCCCGGGACGTGGCCCGTGAGGCGGCCGTCCAGCTCACGGAGCGGGACGCCCTGAGAGCCCACGCGCGCGTGGAGCTCGGCATCGACCCCGACCAGCTCACCAACCCCTGGCACGCCGCGTGGGCGAGCTTCCTGTCCTTCACGGTCGGCGCCCTGCTCCCGCTCCTCGCCATCGTCCTCCCGCCCACCGGCTGGCGGCTCGCCGTCACCGTCCTCTCCTCCCTCGCCGCCCTCGTCCTCACCGGCTGGAGCAGCGCCCGCCTCGGCGCCGCCGACCCGGTCCGCGCGGCGCTGCGGAACGTGGCGGGCGGGGCGCTGGCGATGGGGGTGACGTATGCGGCGGGGGCGCTGCTGGGGGCGGCCGGAGTCTGA